The Rhipicephalus sanguineus isolate Rsan-2018 chromosome 7, BIME_Rsan_1.4, whole genome shotgun sequence genome includes a window with the following:
- the LOC119398634 gene encoding uncharacterized protein LOC119398634: protein MVEEAQVENLKRSCPGNPGKLARGLLRIVFSAKEMKGKSLFGRKCNAKKEQEAKEGLDPVRVKAVIGYTVSSLNADPVRVKTSLSTMLAREVAPKQSQEPLEVEHLP, encoded by the exons ATGGTGGAAGAAGCTCAAGTGGAGAACTTGAAAAGAAGCTGTCCAGGGAACCCAGGGAAGTTAGCCCGGGGGCTCCTGCGGATCGTTTTCTCAGCCAAAGAGATGAAAGGGAAGTCACTCTTCGGAAGGAAGTGTAATGCTAAGAAGGAGCAAGAGGCCAAAGAGGGACTTGACCCTGTCAGGGTCAAGGCGGTGATAG GCTACACCGTGTCCAGCTTGAACGCCGACCCTGTCAGGGTCAAGACATCTCTGTCGACAATGTTGGCACGAGAAGTTGCTCCGAAACAATCCCAAGAACCTCTGGAAGTGGAGCACCTGCCTTAA